AACAAGTaatgatgaaaacaaaattaaaatatttctaccaagaaaagcaataaaaaaaataatgatcaaatcAGAAATAGATATAAGACTAGCATTTTAAGATATATTGTAACCCTTAAAAAATCCTATAAAAGAACACTAAAACAAGAAACGAAAACAACTCAACTAGATTCACGACAGGATGAGGAAACGAACTCTAAAGAGCTCGAAGACAAAGCAGACCAGAAGTAATGAAAGGAAGAGCGGACTTGGAAAGAAACAAAAGTGCTGCCATCGTTAGTTACCATAGTACTTTTCAATACTTGATCTATTTCGTTTTAACGTTCTTGCGAAAatctattaaactttttttttcttaacaatgcTAAAATGTATGCGCCGTGAGAGTGATTTCACTTAAAGCTGAATCACTTAgtggaaaataatagaaaatttccCGATAACTCAATTGGCACAGAAGTATCTAAGTCAATTCGACCAAAACCTCTCAACTCCCCTTTCCATTATCGTTGAATTCGTATCCATTGTTTCCTTCAAAACGGTCAAAGGAGGTTGGAAAATTTCCGGTTAACAGATTTGGGAAATAATTTCACAGTCACGACGTTGATGAAGATATCAAGTATTTagaatttctattttctattttcttatttataaacctttaaaggtcgctcatgaatgacagaggcaaggcacagggacaatgccctagtacagaaatactctagagactgaccatatactgcacacatatatacattatgatcagcccgtgtctccacccaagctaggacctgtgaGGGTCAGGTATATCTATCGGGTCCTCCAAACAGCCCATCCTTAACTGTCAAAactagtgaggttgcagcaatgcgaaaaactatcgagcttgagtgggtctcgaactcccgtccaacatatcACCAGCAACGGGCGTTTCTAATAAGATTCCTCAATATCAATCTTATACTTATACTTAATTGCCTCTAGATGATGAGAAGTTTTATTTTGATAAGTGCATTTTTTATAGATTAATTATGACTTGTTAAGAAATTTGCTGGGCAATAGATTTAAAGAGCATTGAATCCCATAAAATTGCATTTCATAACAAAAGGAAACtttttctaaatttatattttaagatttttttctgaTCTATACCCCAATTGTGAGTGAAGGTTCTTTTCGAAACataaaatgttttctatatttgagagagagagagagagagagagagagagagagagagagagagagagagagagagagagagagagagagagagatatcaaaggtGTAAATTTCAGAGACCTATATTTTCTTACAGTTTGAATCTCATAACACGATTTGTTATCTGTTTCCACCAGTTCTCTCAATTGTTAAATACTTCATAAAATCCTATAATATCTCTCACTCAAAAACAGTTTTTTTTGCTACTCTGCTAAATCTTTCCATCTTTCTCAGGAATCTTTTTTGCGCATCATTAGCTTTGGAATTCTCAGGATGTTCTTATCCATTGAATAGGAAGAGCTTCTTTCGATGGCAGTTGTCTGTTGGCGGAGTTATAATGACATATTTTTCTGTGTGTATCTGTTGCGTATTACCGGAGATTAGGTTTGATGACGAAATacacaataaagaaataaattatataaatattcatatataagtacacatacaaGAGCATATGTaagttttatgtataatatatatatatatatatatatatatatatatatatatatatatatatatatatatatatatatatatatatatatatatatatatttatatatatgtatatatatatatatatatatatatatatatatatatatatatatatttatatatatgtatatatatatatatatatatatatatatatatatatatatatatatatatatatatatatatatatatatatatcagtgatcaGAAACaacatttatttttgcatatattctaATAGAGTTATTGTTTACTGAATATTTCCATTATAAATGTTTTACAATAAAACACCAGGATACAATTTACATATGAAAACTGTAAAACTTTTACCTTACGGATGCCTccccaaaagtaaaatatttatcaattgggtttttccttttgaaattatcAATCATGTCACAACgttactttcaataaaacttacATGAATTGCAATGTTTAAATTTTTTGAGAACCTACTTCGAGGTTGCTCCTTTTAATACGCCAAAAAGGAAGATTAAATGGCATAAATATGTAACTGAAAATACCTCATGCATGAAAAAGAGTGATGTGTTGAAATGAATTATATTTGTTTACCTTGAAATAGCCCTCAAATTACTATTTAAATACTTATAACATGGGGCGTCTAATGTTAACGTTTCTCACTACTGGTCCTTTCGATAATCCATCATCTAGCACTTTCGTTTGTAAAGTTTtaaattataatacaaaacaaAACATGGTTGAGCTTCAGGtattattttgtataaataatgGTTCACTTGCTATTTAAATTTGTAGAAAaatacatgtaggaacaaataaagaTTTCTTTCCCTAACAAATGATTTGCATCCTCTATCGGTTCTTCATATTTCCATCATTTGCTTTGAATGGTTAGTTTTATTGAATAAAAGTAATAGATTAGTCATCAAGTTGATAAACTATGAGAtgcacaatgaataaaaaaataaaaaaaagttactttacTTATGAAACTGGCAGTTTCTTTCGCATCAGGATAAGCATTAAGAACATCGAAAGAATATCTTATGAAATGGTAAACAGCTGTTCATATCTATGCTATATATGCAAATAAAGTATTAAAATGAGAGGTCATATTGAGTTTTATTTTACTTCATTTGTTTTCAAAACCTTTTCGGAATGATTGGCTATTAAAAAAAAAGGCTACACTAACAGTTCTGATGTCAATTGTGCTTCGTTTTCTCTCAAGCATTTATCCACTTTATGTcgtaatataagaaatataataatgccACATCAATTAAAATCTGTGTGAAAATACTCTAAAGGTCATGCAACATCAAAAGGATGTTCCGTTTTTCTCATGACGGTAAATATTCGTTATGATTTAATGCCATCTTAAAACCGTTCTTTTaggtaatatatttttaaataatcatATATCCTGACTCCCACTTGTAGGACTGAATGGATTCAATATGAAATAAGAGAATAATGCACAGGATTACACGAGCTAAGTAAGAATCATTTCCATTTTGAAAAGCgaaaatcaaactaaatttttATTAATATGGTATTTATTGCGATTTACAAACTAGATTTATGttaaacattttttatataaataaccaATGAAAGTTTATATCCTAATTAAAAAACCCAATATTTCAATTATTTGGTTAGTAATTTCCAACTCCTTCGTACCAATCTATCTTTGCCTTTAGTTCAGTCTGGAATTTCTTTCCAAACTTTCATATATCTCTCATAATATTTTCCAGTTAAtcattaatattttgaatataaattatcattatcacaCTTATCTTGCTACATAAGtataataaatttttattgtattatagCTGAATGTATTCGTTTTTCatgaataactgatttttttttagcaTTCTGCCTATAAATACCATTAGATGGCCATAGTAGGGGCTTTGTCGGAATGAAATACTGGACAAATCCGATTTTGAGGAACAAATGGGGAGTTATCATGTGATTTTCTTAGCCAATAAGATACCAGAGACGTTCTGTTAGTATCCTCTCAGCCAATAAGAGGTCAGCAACACTCAGTACGGGTAAACTATCAATTAAAAGTTGTTTGGTTCTTAATTTGAGCAAAAGAGCCAAAGGtcaatttatgaaataataaataaagtccgtatcaaaaatatcttcaaaaaaaGTAATTGTAAAGACTGATTAATGAACATTTTATATATCCATAATGGGATAGATTGAAAACTATTTAAATTCAGGCGATAATCATTACGATCTTTTGTCcggtattttaaatatttataggcAATTGTATAAGaggatataatttcttatatattagtGTTTTATCGTGCATTTAATGAAAATTCTCAAAGCTTTCCTAAGACAAATAGACGGCATTTGCACCTTTCTATCAGCAATATCATGCGCCGGAtcatggaaaaaaggaaatattgatatgaaaacaaaagggtgtttccaatggtTCTAACAAGGTTGTATTAAGTGCCGGAAGGATTAGCCCAATTTAATTCCATCCAGGTGcgtattcatatataaactgtcactacCTACTCCTTTCTTATTTTCACTGTGCACCTTCAAGAGGGGAATACATTAGTCGAaatgtagtgatttttttttttttttttttttacgatcacttttaaaggaacatgttaaaatGTTTGATTACAGTTGTAAGTAAGACATATCAGCCATTATGGAATACCTTCACTTTTCCAATATATTCAGTTGCAATGTTGATGTCAAGCATGTATTCAGAAATTACAAACGACTAGTGCACGGACGGACATTGCAGGAGGAAAAACCATTTATAGTTTCTTAAAGagtgtcagcaggaacaagttgtACCGAAAAATGTATGTCTTTTCAAGCTGAACGTCAACATCGAACCCTTTCCTAATTCTTCCATGACACTtttggtatagttctagcagaagagaatgaaattaaaagaaggtgggaaacttattttgaaggactgtTGAATGAGGAGAGCCCAAGAACAGTATTTGGAGATGGACTCCAAAACAAGGCAGTTACCATAGGATTGACTAGAAGAGAAATAGAATAAGCAGTagagaaatattatgaaaaatagtaacgctgcaggaccggataatgtaccagtagaggtatggaagagtcttgaagaggaaggcATAGGTATCTTGTGAGACCTGATGCAAATGatattcaatcaggaaaagatgccagaggaatggagaggaagcctaatcatccccatctataaggCGAAATGAGACATCCAGGAATgttgcaactacagaggcataaagttgataagccatactatgatgATATGGGAGAAGataattgagaagagactcagagatgaagcaacaattggtgaggaacactttggattcatgcctggaagagggactgtagatgcattATTTGCTTTGAGCCAGATgacagaaaaacatcgggagaaacagaaacgattgcatatggtctttattgacctgatgaaggcatacgatcgagtaccacgtcaggagctgtggagatgtatgagagaaaagggagtccctgagaaatacgtaagaatcacccaagatatgtatgaaagggcagaaggtttcccagtaaatgtgggactacatcaagggtctgcattgagcccttacctatttgatctggtcatggctgttgtaacacaaggtattagatatcagtctccttggtgtatcctctttgctgatgatgttatactgtgtagccctaggcaagaggtagtagaaggAGTGGAgacgagaaatggaaaataggggattgaagatcagcaggaaaaagacagagtatttgatattgaaaaatggtgAGAATTGGGAAGTtaatttacaaggagagagattgaaaagtgttgaaaatttcaagtattgagGATAAACAGTTGCAGAGGATTTTGATCTGGAGGCAGAAATAaatcacagaatacaagcaggatggaataattagaaaaaaaaaaagtgtgtggagtgctgtgcgacaggaaaataggggttaagttgaaaggtaaagtacacaggacagttgtgagaccggcagtAATGTATGTAGCGGAGACATGAGCATTGAAGAAGATAGATGAGAAGCTGGaggtggcagagatgagaatgttgagatggatgtgtggggtgacaagaagagataagatacggactaaggtaattaagggtaccacaagagttagagaaagtagactgaggtggtatggtcatgtcatgatagGAGATGaagagtatattgggaggagagtgagggaaatggaggtacaggtaccaagaagaagaaggagactaaagcgaaggtggatggactgtttTAAGGATAATCTTCGATCAAAGGATTTAAccgttgatgaagtgtgggacaaaggtagatggagaacgctggccagaaacatcgaccccacataaaagtgggaaaagatgcagacaaataagAAGGATAGGTGTGACATTAAGAACttatatcattcagttggtagtgaagtcttgggacaaactgTTACagtgagaaagccatggatatcgaatgatacttgggatactataaaaaggagacaaagacagaaattaaattgttgaaagttttcgaagtaatgataattagaaggtcgagcatgctaagtattccattatcgaccaaagaaaagccaggaatgactggggagagtatttagacagtaaagcagatgaggccaacaaagctatgaattcatgaaatggctatggtgtgagaattgctcatagaattattaatgaaatctcaactaggccaaagaagaagaagcatacacccatcaaaaagagagatggctctgttatagcatcaaaagatgaagaaagacaccatggatggaacactttggtgaagttatgaataggatatatgaagggaataatttgattgatatacctgaagctgatgaagaccttaatgtgcccattaATGACtctagtgtgtttgaagtcgaagctatcctaaaaaaaaccaaagagatggaaagcccctggatacgataggaTAACTCCCAAGAtggtactggctgaaaatgaagtgactcccagactacttacaagattatgtggcatgaagagacaaaacctgatgaatgggagttatgagtgttggtgaaaatagctaaaaagtgagaccagactgattgcaataattacaggtataacacttacgtcagttgttatgagaatatatagtatgcatattcttaagagactggagagaaagatttatgtaaagctgagagatgaactagcaggatttagaaaaggtagaagttacactgaccaaattttcatttggagacatattgtacagcaatgtgtagaatgtagaaatccccttttgatggtatttgtggactatgaaaaagcctttgatagtgtgcaccagccaattttgtggagaatcctgcgtttttttatggaattcatcttaaatatgtaaatttcattaagtctgttcatgagcatatcaattgcaaagttaatgttaatggaatcttatcaagcgaatttccagtgaacagcggagtactccaaggcaatgtgtttacacttatgttgtttatcctcctcatggactttgtactgtgtagaacagtcagagttggtggagaaggattggactggtttagatataggaatttagcagacctatagtatgctgatgatgcttttctttcttagcagaacaccacaggatttgcaattcctGCTTACCAGAAATCATgagatatcacacgaggtggggctcacgataaatagaagaaagacagagatgatgagaacggaatatgcaatggaagataaaatatccttggaaggagaaagcattaatgggttagaatcattcaagtatttaggaacaataatttcaaacacagggtctttagaattacagtttagtgaaagactaaAAAAACCAAATCAGGCAattactaggttaagtaaaatttggaaatcaaatcacataaaatttcatataaaaatcagactatatgtcagtttagtgggatcggtgttactttatggacatgagtcattggatgacactgaaacaatctccaattgatttagtagatttgaaaataaaaccctcagaaggatatttggaattaaatggcagggcaggattagaaataaaactataagagagatcactcaagtaccatatatggatgaaatcatgatgaagggtagatgaagatggtttgggcatgctcttcgcactccccaagagagattagctcactaaacgtttaactgggctNNNNNNNNNNNNNNNNNNNNNNNNNNNNNNNNNNNNNNNNNNNNNNNNNNNNNNNNNNNNNNNNNNNNNNNNNNNNNNNNNNNNNNNNNNNNNNNNNNNNNNNNNNNNNNNNNNNNNNNNNNNNNNNNNNNNNNNNNNNNNNNNNNNNNNNNNNNNNNNNNNNNNNNNNNNNNNNNNNNNNNNNNNNNNNNNNNNNNNNNNNNNNNNNNNNNNNNNNNNNNNNNNNNNNNNNNNNNNNNNNNNNNNNNNNNNNNNNNNNNNNNNNNNNNNNNNNNNNNNNNNNNNNNNNNNNNNNNNNNNNNNNNNNNNNNNNNNNNNNNNNNNNNNNNNNNNNNNNNNNNNNNNNNNNNNNNNNNNNNNNNNNNNNNNNNNNNNNNNNNNNNNNNNNNNNNNNNNNNNNNNNNNNNNNNNNNNNNNNNNNNNNNNNNNNNNNNNNNNNNNNNNNNNNNNNNNNNNNNNNNNNNNNNNNNNNNNNNNNNNNNNNNNNNNNNNNNNNNNNNatatatatatatatatatatatatatatatatatatatatatatatatatatatatatatatatatatatatatatatatatatatatattatatatataaatatatatatatatatatatatatatattatatatatatatatatatatgtatatatatatatatatatatacatatatatacatgtatatatatatatatatatatatacatatatatatttatatatgtatatatatatatatatatataataaactaaaaCTTACAAactttacttgtactaccttattgtaattcttttgaagaaattccCCAAcggttgaaaaacttcaatgtaaatgtatcatttaagagtaaaaatacaataaaaacagccttaataaagaattctcatgacattaccaagggatgtgtatatcgtattccatgcaatgcttgtgaaaaatactatattggtcaaattggtaaagccctagaaaagagaattgaacaacataagaaaagtgtcaggtatgctcaagataataatgcactctttgctcacgttagagataaaaatcacaccattaattggtcaggtgcaaagaaattggttcattcaaataacttagtggaaaaaaacatcatagagtccagtttcataaaggaaacctttgaaaacaacttgaatattggtcatggaatgtataaactcgacgcctttatatgtaaagagatttgtaagctatataaaaaaacattaaccacttaatgtaggattgaatgtattgtgaataattaacatcgctgtaaaattaatatttagacctaagctaccattcattaataggtacaattatttagtacgcataagtatattggcactatatagtgttatgctagatatagatgttgatatatacatgattatatatttatgatattaatgttgtatgtatacatatgtatatatacatatgtatatgggtatatgtatgtatgtgtatatatatgtatgtatatatatgtatgtgtgtatatatgtatatgtatgtgtatatgtatgtatatatatatgtatgtgtaggttttgcttatgtatttatatagataaggctaccgtgttttcatataaataaactgtactgaaagtcaaaaaaacaagaatttacccgccattagatgaccctctttggcaggtgtctaatgagcttggggactccgcccacttgacccaggtagctggtaagggagtgtcattgttctcttaatctctatatgtatgttcctacgtttgctttccctataaaatgtaaagaaacctctctcaataaatcagtcctctgaagaaatatcacgaaactagtcaggacttaagcgtatatttcgtattttcattttccctgtggttcttctgcaaatatgtacatatatatatatatatatatatatatttatatatgtatatacatataaatatatatataaatatatatatatatatatatatatattatttaaaaaaatttagatttcttctatacacacacaaacacacacacacatacacacacatatatatatatatatatatagtatttaaaataatttagattttttctatacacacacacacacacacatatatatatatatatatatatttatatatatgtatatatatatatatatatatgtagtatatatatatatactatatgtatatatatatatatatatatatagatatatatatatgtatatatatatatatatatgtatgtgtgtgtatgtgtctgtgtctttgcctgtgtatgtgtatatatatatatatgtatatatatatatatatatatgtatgtatatgtatgtatacaaacacacacacacacatatatatatatatacacatatacatatatatatatatatatatgtgtgtgtatgtatatgtatatatatatatatatgtatacatatatatgtatatatatatatatatatatatacatatatatatatatatatacatatatatatatatttatatatatatatatatatatatttgtgtatatgtatataaatatatata
The DNA window shown above is from Palaemon carinicauda isolate YSFRI2023 chromosome 29, ASM3689809v2, whole genome shotgun sequence and carries:
- the LOC137622447 gene encoding uncharacterized protein, translating into MRMLRWMCGVTRRDKIRTKVIKGTTRVRESRLRWYGHVMIGDEEYIGRRVREMEVQVPRRRRRLKRRWMDCFKDNLRSKDLTVDEVWDKGRWRTLARNIDPT